Proteins encoded in a region of the Zea mays cultivar B73 chromosome 4, Zm-B73-REFERENCE-NAM-5.0, whole genome shotgun sequence genome:
- the LOC103654934 gene encoding terpene synthase 2, chloroplastic-like isoform X1 codes for MLATPHHINLEGLRTPRCISLTCILAPARRIGTSMSERCIFSFSTLASPAADGNNSRRGGRHRGDSIVTRSSAAANTLPLLRNDDFDLREGLTDVRNVLRQRQKSGCSSRDMMVTVDNLKRLCIDHYFQEEIERAMGACCMGLIHSDDLFDATLAFRLLREAGHGVSAADDVLRRFTDDDDSGGEFRLDLSKDIRGLLSLHDMSHLDMGGEELLCKARVFSRHHLASAVRYLEPSLGEYVRQSLDHPYHLSLTQYKARHHLAYLQSLPVRDTALERLVAAEFQLNRSLHQKEMQAIKRWWMELGLVQEIPVVRDQVLKWYMWSMTALQGRSFSRHRVQITKIIALVYVVDDIFDLVATLDELSLFAEAVKMWNSTAAESLPSYMRSCYKALYTVTNEIADTAEKEHGLNHVNHLRKAWAALFDGFMVEARWLATDKVPTAEDYLTNGVVTSGVPLTFVHIFIMLGCDDDQSTQALVDHMPSVISCPAKILRLWDDMGSAEDEAQEGFDGSYRDFYLMENPRCSRSDAEAHMRSLIAREWEELNRECLCKRTFSSSFTHVCLNAARMISVMYSYNKEQRLLVLEDYARMLIL; via the exons ATGCTTGCAACACCACACCACATAAATTTGGAGGGCCTGCGGACGCCCCGATGCATATCACTCACATGCATTCTTGCTCCTGCTAGGAGGATCGGAACCAGCATGTCTGAACGATGCATCTTCTCCTTCTCCACTCTGGCTTCGCCGGCGGCAGATGGAAACAACAGCCGGCGAGGAGGCCGCCACCGTGGCGATTCCATCGTCACCCGCTCTTCGGCGGCGGCCAACACGCTGCCGCTGCTCCGCAATGACGACTTCGACCTCCGG GAGGGCCTGACGGACGTACGAAATGTTCTCCGTCAACGTCAGAAGAGTGGCTGCAGCAGCAGGGACATGATGGTCACCGTCGACAACCTCAAGCGCCTCTGCATCGACCACTACTTCCAGGAAGAGATCGAGCGCGCCATGGGTGCCTGCTGCATGGGTCTCATCCACAGCGACGATCTCTTCGACGCGACGCTTGCCTTCAGGCTCCTCAGAGAGGCCGGCCATGGCGTTTCAGCAG CAGATGATGTTTTACGGAGGTTCACTGACGACGACGACAGCGGCGGCGAGTTCAGGCTCGATCTCAGCAAGGACATCAGAGGGCTGCTGAGCCTGCACGACATGTCTCACCTGGACATGGGAGGGGAGGAGTTGCTCTGCAAGGCAAGAGTGTTCTCGCGCCACCACCTCGCTTCTGCCGTCAGGTACCTGGAGCCAAGCCTTGGCGAGTACGTGAGACAGTCGCTTGACCACCCCTACCACCTGAGCCTCACGCAGTACAAGGCTCGGCACCACCTCGCCTACCTCCAGAGCCTGCCCGTCAGAGACACCGCGCTCGAGAGACTAGTGGCTGCAGAGTTCCAGCTCAACAGATCGCTGCATCAGAAAGAAATGCAGGCCATTAAAAG ATGGTGGATGGAGCTAGGATTGGTTCAAGAAATACCTGTGGTGAGGGACCAGGTGCTGAAATGGTACATGTGGTCCATGACAGCGCTCCAAGGACGTTCCTTCTCCAGACACCGGGTTCAGATCACCAAGATCATCGCGCTCGTCTATGTCGTCGACGACATATTTGACCTTGTTGCCACACTAGATGAGCTCTCCCTCTTTGCAGAGGCAGTCAAAAT GTGGAACAGCACGGCTGCAGAGTCACTCCCTAGCTACATGAGATCATGCTACAAGGCTCTTTACACCGTCACAAATGAGATAGCGGATACGGCCGAAAAGGAGCATGGATTGAACCATGTTAATCATCTTAGAAAAGCA TGGGCAGCGTTGTTTGATGGATTTATGGTCGAGGCAAGATGGCTAGCAACTGATAAGGTTCCTACTGCAGAGGATTACCTGACGAATGGTGTTGTCACATCAGGAGTGCCGCTCACATTTGTACACATATTCATCATGCTAGGGTGTGACGATGATCAAAGTACCCAAGCTCTCGTTGACCACATGCCCTCTGTCATCTCTTGCCCAGCCAAGATCCTCCGGCTTTGGGATGACATGGGCAGTGCAGAG GATGAAGCTCAGGAAGGATTCGATGGTTCCTATAGGGATTTCTACCTCATGGAGAACCCTAGATGCAGCCGTAGCGATGCGGAAGCACATATGCGTAGCTTGATCGCAAGGGAGTGGGAGGAGCTCAATAGGGAGTGCTTATGCAAGAGGACCTTCTCCTCTAGCTTCACACACGTCTGCTTGAACGCCGCGCGAATGATCAGTGTCATGTACTCATACAACAAGGAACAAAGGCTTCTTGTCCTTGAGGACTATGCAAGGATGTTGATACTTTGA
- the LOC103654934 gene encoding terpene synthase 2, chloroplastic-like isoform X2, which produces MLATPHHINLEGLRTPRCISLTCILAPARRIGTSMSERCIFSFSTLASPAADGNNSRRGGRHRGDSIVTRSSAAANTLPLLRNDDFDLREGLTDVRNVLRQRQKSGCSSRDMMVTVDNLKRLCIDHYFQEEIERAMGACCMGLIHSDDLFDATLAFRLLREAGHGVSADDVLRRFTDDDDSGGEFRLDLSKDIRGLLSLHDMSHLDMGGEELLCKARVFSRHHLASAVRYLEPSLGEYVRQSLDHPYHLSLTQYKARHHLAYLQSLPVRDTALERLVAAEFQLNRSLHQKEMQAIKRWWMELGLVQEIPVVRDQVLKWYMWSMTALQGRSFSRHRVQITKIIALVYVVDDIFDLVATLDELSLFAEAVKMWNSTAAESLPSYMRSCYKALYTVTNEIADTAEKEHGLNHVNHLRKAWAALFDGFMVEARWLATDKVPTAEDYLTNGVVTSGVPLTFVHIFIMLGCDDDQSTQALVDHMPSVISCPAKILRLWDDMGSAEDEAQEGFDGSYRDFYLMENPRCSRSDAEAHMRSLIAREWEELNRECLCKRTFSSSFTHVCLNAARMISVMYSYNKEQRLLVLEDYARMLIL; this is translated from the exons ATGCTTGCAACACCACACCACATAAATTTGGAGGGCCTGCGGACGCCCCGATGCATATCACTCACATGCATTCTTGCTCCTGCTAGGAGGATCGGAACCAGCATGTCTGAACGATGCATCTTCTCCTTCTCCACTCTGGCTTCGCCGGCGGCAGATGGAAACAACAGCCGGCGAGGAGGCCGCCACCGTGGCGATTCCATCGTCACCCGCTCTTCGGCGGCGGCCAACACGCTGCCGCTGCTCCGCAATGACGACTTCGACCTCCGG GAGGGCCTGACGGACGTACGAAATGTTCTCCGTCAACGTCAGAAGAGTGGCTGCAGCAGCAGGGACATGATGGTCACCGTCGACAACCTCAAGCGCCTCTGCATCGACCACTACTTCCAGGAAGAGATCGAGCGCGCCATGGGTGCCTGCTGCATGGGTCTCATCCACAGCGACGATCTCTTCGACGCGACGCTTGCCTTCAGGCTCCTCAGAGAGGCCGGCCATGGCGTTTCAGCAG ATGATGTTTTACGGAGGTTCACTGACGACGACGACAGCGGCGGCGAGTTCAGGCTCGATCTCAGCAAGGACATCAGAGGGCTGCTGAGCCTGCACGACATGTCTCACCTGGACATGGGAGGGGAGGAGTTGCTCTGCAAGGCAAGAGTGTTCTCGCGCCACCACCTCGCTTCTGCCGTCAGGTACCTGGAGCCAAGCCTTGGCGAGTACGTGAGACAGTCGCTTGACCACCCCTACCACCTGAGCCTCACGCAGTACAAGGCTCGGCACCACCTCGCCTACCTCCAGAGCCTGCCCGTCAGAGACACCGCGCTCGAGAGACTAGTGGCTGCAGAGTTCCAGCTCAACAGATCGCTGCATCAGAAAGAAATGCAGGCCATTAAAAG ATGGTGGATGGAGCTAGGATTGGTTCAAGAAATACCTGTGGTGAGGGACCAGGTGCTGAAATGGTACATGTGGTCCATGACAGCGCTCCAAGGACGTTCCTTCTCCAGACACCGGGTTCAGATCACCAAGATCATCGCGCTCGTCTATGTCGTCGACGACATATTTGACCTTGTTGCCACACTAGATGAGCTCTCCCTCTTTGCAGAGGCAGTCAAAAT GTGGAACAGCACGGCTGCAGAGTCACTCCCTAGCTACATGAGATCATGCTACAAGGCTCTTTACACCGTCACAAATGAGATAGCGGATACGGCCGAAAAGGAGCATGGATTGAACCATGTTAATCATCTTAGAAAAGCA TGGGCAGCGTTGTTTGATGGATTTATGGTCGAGGCAAGATGGCTAGCAACTGATAAGGTTCCTACTGCAGAGGATTACCTGACGAATGGTGTTGTCACATCAGGAGTGCCGCTCACATTTGTACACATATTCATCATGCTAGGGTGTGACGATGATCAAAGTACCCAAGCTCTCGTTGACCACATGCCCTCTGTCATCTCTTGCCCAGCCAAGATCCTCCGGCTTTGGGATGACATGGGCAGTGCAGAG GATGAAGCTCAGGAAGGATTCGATGGTTCCTATAGGGATTTCTACCTCATGGAGAACCCTAGATGCAGCCGTAGCGATGCGGAAGCACATATGCGTAGCTTGATCGCAAGGGAGTGGGAGGAGCTCAATAGGGAGTGCTTATGCAAGAGGACCTTCTCCTCTAGCTTCACACACGTCTGCTTGAACGCCGCGCGAATGATCAGTGTCATGTACTCATACAACAAGGAACAAAGGCTTCTTGTCCTTGAGGACTATGCAAGGATGTTGATACTTTGA